The following proteins come from a genomic window of Gossypium raimondii isolate GPD5lz chromosome 5, ASM2569854v1, whole genome shotgun sequence:
- the LOC105769824 gene encoding thiamine thiazole synthase 2, chloroplastic, protein MAAMATTLTSLSSTPKPSFLDHKSSFHGTPLASRFTPIKSSSQTATISMSLTPPYDLQSFKFQPIKESYVAREMTRRYMMDMITYADTDVIIVGAGSAGLSCAYEISKNPNIRVAIIEQSVSPGGGAWLGGQLFSAMVVRKPAHRFLDELGIQYDEQEDYVVIKHAALFTSTVMSKLLARPNVKLFNAVAAEDLIVKENRVAGVVTNWALVSMNHDTQSCMDPNVMESKVVVSSCGHDGPFGATGVKRLKSIGMIDSVPGMKALDMNTAEDAIVRLTREVVPGMIVTGMEVAEIDGAPRMGPTFGAMMISGQKAAHLALKALGQPNAIDGTFSEAERVQPEFVLAAAETEEIVDA, encoded by the exons ATGGCAGCCATGGCAACAACCCTCACTTCACTGTCTTCCACCCCCAAACCATCCTTCTTAGACCACAAGTCATCCTTCCATGGCACCCCTTTAGCTTCTCGCTTTACTCCCATTAAATCCTCCTCCCAAACCGCCACCATTTCCATGTCCTTAACCCCTCCTTACGACTTGCAGTCCTTTAAATTCCAACCCATCAAAGAATCCTATGTCGCTCGTGAAATGACACGCCGTTACATGATGGACATGATTACCTATGCTGACACCGATGTTATCATCGTCGGCGCCGGCTCTGCAGGTCTCTCCTGTGCTTACGAGATTAGCAAAAACCCCAACATCCGTGTCGCCATAATTGAACAGTCTGTTAGCCCCGGTGGAGGCGCATGGCTCGGTGGCCAACTATTTTCAGCCATGGTTGTGCGAAAACCGGCTCACAGATTCCTTGACGAGCTCGGCATCCAGTACGATGAACAAGAAGACTACGTAGTGATCAAGCACGCAGCTCTGTTCACCTCAACAGTCATGAGCAAGCTCTTGGCAAGGCCTAACGTGAAGCTATTCAATGCTGTGGCTGCTGAGGATTTGATCGTGAAGGAAAACAGAGTCGCCGGTGTGGTTACAAACTGGGCTTTGGTGTCAATGAACCATGACACACAATCTTGCATGGACCCAAACGTGATGGAGTCCAAGGTTGTGGTCAGTTCTTGTGGGCATGACGGACCATTTGGAGCCACCGGAGTCAAGAGATTGAAGAGTATTGGGATGATCGATAGCGTCCCTGGAATGAAGGCACTGGATATGAATACTGCCGAGGATGCAATTGTTAGACTTACCAGGGAGGTTGTGCCTGGCATGATTGTTACGGGAATGGAAGTTGCAGAGATTGACGGAGCCCCAAGAATG GGTCCAACATTTGGAGCAATGATGATATCAGGGCAGAAGGCAGCACATTTAGCCTTGAAGGCATTGGGACAGCCAAATGCGATAGACGGGACCTTCAGCGAAGCTGAAAGAGTACAACCGGAGTTTGTTCTTGCTGCTGCTGAAACAGAGGAGATTGTGGATGCTTGA
- the LOC105769361 gene encoding pentatricopeptide repeat-containing protein At4g21170, whose protein sequence is MKFHCRSHRFMKPFPSLTPRQRTNRPSSSSNWRTQIKQTQLVSQVSSILLQRHNWPPLLQTLNLSSKLTPSLFLQILRKTQHQPHLSLSFFNWVQTHLGFKPDLLSHCHIIRISLGSDVSPSLDPLLHSLIQSHPPPLVADSMVQACKGTNFDSTALSSLIKCYSKKGLFMEGFEVFRKIRSYGFTPSISAYNELLDALQRGNEVKLAWCFLGAMIRDVDPDSFSWSLVAQILCKNGNFDKVVKFLEKGIYNTKIYDLLVDFYSKNGDFEAAFHRLNEMNNRKLDASFCTYSSVLDGACKYNDSEVMERIMRIMIEKQFLPRCQFFGNDSIIQKLCDLRKTHAAEMMFKKACGKNIRLQDDTYGSLLKAMSQVGRIDEAINMYRTMLKRGIKVKDSCYCAFANVLCKEDQSGDGYGLLVNIMKQGHHPCPSQLSKYIASLCRRKKWKKAEELLNLMLKKGLLPDSVPCCLLMEYYCFNKEMDKVVALHYEMVKVEGSLDVTTYNTILEGLWREKKAEEAVGVFDYMTGLNLVNSASFTIMICELCHMKEMRKAMKIHDEMLKMGFKPDKGTYKRLISGFK, encoded by the coding sequence ATGAAGTTTCACTGCCGCTCTCACCGTTTTATGAAACCTTTTCCTAGCCTTACACCAAGGCAAAGAACAAATcgtccttcttcttcttctaattggaGAACTCAAATCAAACAAACCCAGCTGGTTTCCCAAGTCTCATCCATTCTCTTACAAAGACATAACTGGCCACCCCTTCTTCAAACTCTCAACCTCTCCTCCAAACTAACCCCATCTCTCTTCCTCCAAATTCTCCGCAAAACCCAACATCAACcccatctctctctctctttcttcaaCTGGGTCCAAACCCATCTGGGTTTTAAACCTGACCTCCTCTCCCACTGCCATATTATCCGAATTTCACTCGGCTCGGATGTTTCCCCATCCCTAGACCCCCTTTTACACTCCCTGATTCAGTCGCATCCTCCACCACTAGTTGCAGATTCTATGGTTCAAGCTTGCAAAGGTACAAATTTTGATTCCACTGCTTTAAGTTCGTTGATCAAATGTTATTCGAAAAAGGGTCTTTTTATGGAAGGATTTGAGGTGTTTAGGAAAATCAGAAGCTATGGTTTTACTCCTTCAATAAGTGCTTATAATGAGCTGCTTGATGCTTTACAGAGAGGAAATGAGGTGAAACTAGCTTGGTGTTTTTTAGGTGCAATGATTCGAGATGTCGACCCTGATTCATTTTCTTGGTCATTGGTTGCTCAAATTCTTTGCAAAAATGGGAATTTTGACAAAGTTGTTAAATTTCTGGAGAAGGGCatttataatactaaaatttatgatcttcttgttgatttttataGCAAAAATGGGGATTTTGAAGCTGCATTTCATCGATTAAATGAGATGAATAATAGAAAGCTTGATGCTAGTTTTTGTACATATAGCTCAGTACTTGATGGGGCTTGTAAATATAATGATAGTGAAGTGATGGAGAGGATAATGAGGATAATGATAGAGAAGCAATTCCTTCCAAGATGCCAATTTTTCGGAAATGATTCGATCATCCAAAAGCTTTGTGATTTGAGGAAGACACATGCAGCTGAAATGATGTTTAAGAAGGCTTGTGGTAAGAACATTAGATTACAAGATGATACTTATGGATCTTTGTTAAAGGCAATGTCTCAGGTCGGAAGAATAGATGAAGCTATAAACATGTATCGAACGATGTTGAAAAGGGGAATTAAGGTAAAAGACAGTTGCTATTGTGCATTTGCAAATGTTCTTTGTAAGGAAGATCAATCTGGTGATGGATATGGATTGTTGGTGAATATTATGAAACAAGGACATCATCCTTGTCCTTCCCAATTGTCCAAATACATAGCATCACTGTGTAGAAGGAAGAAATGGAAAAAAGCTGAAGAACTCTTGAATCTAATGCTAAAGAAAGGGTTATTGCCTGATTCAGTTCCTTGTTGTTTGCTGATGGAGTACTATTGCTTTAATAAGGAGATGGACAAAGTTGTTGCATTGCATTATGAGATGGTGAAAGTGGAGGGAAGTTTAGATGTAACGACATACAACACGATTCTTGAAGGGCTGTGGAGGGAAAAGAAAGCAGAAGAAGCAGTCGGGGTGTTTGATTATATGACGGGGTTGAACTTGGTTAATAGTGCAAGTTTTACGATCATGATCTGTGAGCTCTGCCACATGAAGGAAATGAGAAAAGCTATGAAAATTCATGATGAAATGTTGAAGATGGGGTTTAAACCTGACAAGGGTACATACAAGCGATTGATTTCTGGATTTAAGTAA
- the LOC105769363 gene encoding probable dolichyl-diphosphooligosaccharide--protein glycosyltransferase subunit 3B gives MAAHFFTLSIITLSLFVVASSGELESELVADLLTLQSESKSGVIHLDDRTVSKFLTSPRTPRPYSFLIFFDAANFHDKPELRLRELRREFEIVASSFITNHNSSNTKLFFGDIEFRESQSSFQLFGVNSLPHVRLVGPTAKSLKDDSDVMDQGDFSRLAKSMAEFVESRTKLTVGPIHRPPVLSKTQLGLITALLLLGLPLVAKRIFAGETLLHDPKIWLSGAVFVYFFSVSGAMHNIIRKMPMFLVDRNDPNKLVFFYQGSGMQLGAEGFAVGFLYTVVGLLLAVVTHVLVYVKDATAKRLAMLFTLLVSFWAVKKVILLDNWKTGYGIHGFWPSSWN, from the coding sequence ATGGCGGCTCATTTCTTCACACTCTCGATCATTACCCTTTCTCTCTTCGTTGTAGCTTCCTCAGGTGAACTGGAATCAGAGCTAGTAGCCGATCTCCTAACTCTACAGTCCGAATCAAAATCAGGAGTCATCCACTTAGACGACCGAACCGTATCCAAATTCCTAACCTCTCCCAGAACCCCTCGCCCTTACTCTTTTCTCATCTTCTTCGACGCCGCCAATTTCCACGACAAACCTGAACTCCGCCTCCGGGAACTCCGTCGGGAATTCGAAATCGTCGCCTCGTCTTTCATCACCAACCACAACAGCTCCAACACCAAGCTCTTCTTCGGTGACATCGAGTTCCGCGAATCCCAATCTTCCTTTCAGCTGTTCGGCGTCAACTCCCTTCCCCACGTTCGCCTCGTCGGCCCCACGGCGAAATCCTTGAAAGATGACTCGGATGTAATGGACCAGGGCGATTTCTCCCGTTTGGCCAAGTCAATGGCCGAGTTCGTCGAGTCCAGAACTAAACTCACCGTGGGTCCCATCCATCGCCCTCCCGTTCTTTCTAAAACGCAACTGGGTCTCATCACTGCCCTTTTGTTACTCGGTTTACCCTTGGTCGCCAAAAGGATCTTCGCCGGCGAAACCCTCTTACACGATCCCAAAATTTGGCTTTCCGGAGccgtttttgtttatttcttcaGTGTTTCGGGTGCAATGCATAACATAATAAGGAAAATGCCCATGTTTTTGGTGGATAGGAACGATCCAAACAAATTGGTTTTCTTTTACCAAGGATCAGGAATGCAGCTTGGAGCGGAAGGGTTCGCGGTTGGTTTTCTGTATACTGTTGTGGGGTTATTGCTAGCAGTCGTGACCCATGTCCTTGTTTATGTTAAGGATGCAACAGCCAAACGTTTGGCGATGCTTTTTACGCTTTTAGTTTCCTTCTGGGCAGTGAAGAAAGTGATTTTGTTGGACAATTGGAAGACCGGGTATGGGATTCATGGGTTCTGGCCTTCCAGTTGGAATTAA
- the LOC128041295 gene encoding uncharacterized protein LOC128041295, protein MTFPNQISSLGIFGCWTLFFSFWHLVSVLKRISFSGGKKREYIPNFRPTSYFTFLRAFTLHKKAAVSDSSSYNYNRIPHLVGGNLYPFKLKANEYGGTIVI, encoded by the exons ATGACTTTTCCAAACCAAATTAGCTCCTTGGGTATATTTGGTTGTTGGACCTTGTTCTTCAG TTTCTGGCATTTGGTATCGGTTCTAAAGAGGATAAGTTTCTCAGggggaaagaaaagagaatataTTCCAAACTTTCGGCCCACCTCCTACTTCACTTTCTTAAg GGCTTTTACACTTCACAAAAAG GCAGCGGTGTCTGATTCCTCATCCTACAATTACAATCGCATCCCTCATCTAGTTGGAGGAAATCTCTACCCTTTTAAGCTGAAGGCAAATGAATATGGGGGTACTATAGTCATCTAA
- the LOC105769364 gene encoding nuclear transport factor 2B produces the protein MEEQIDLVGKAFADHYYHLFDNDRPALSSLYKPSSMLTFEGHKIQGVEDITAKLTSLPFDQCRHVISTIDSQPSFSGGIVVFISGSLQLPGEEHHLRFSQMFHLIPMLEGNFYVQNDIFRLNYG, from the exons ATGGAAGAACAAATTGATTTGGTGGGGAAGGCATTTGCGGATCATTACTACCATCTCTTTGATAATGATCGGCCTGCATTGTCTTCTCTCTACAAGCCCTCCTCCATGTTGACCTTTGAGGGCCATAAGATACAAGGTGTTGAGGACATCACTGCTAAGCTTACCAGTCTGCCATTTGATCAATGCCGACATGTAATCAGCACCATAGATTCGCAACCTTCTTTCTCTGGCGGCATTGTCGTCTTCATCAGTGGCAGTCTCCAGTTGCCTGGAGAGGAGCACCATTTACGGTTCAGCCAG ATGTTTCATCTAATCCCCATGCTTGAAGGAAACTTCTACGTGCAGAATGACATATTCCGCCTGAACTATGGATGA
- the LOC105769362 gene encoding pectinesterase yields the protein MANIHQPLLDRPRGSYSRDCPLIFTLVLLICLAALVAIPLVRFSFFDANHPYKYCERAVDQKSCSALLSEVASKTTVRTKGVDLLHAFLERSASDMQNVINQARNFNDGINNRREQASSADCLELMELSRDRIMDSMVGVEKQDVNWHSNAQAWLSSVLTNHVTCLDGLQGSVRTLMEPGLSDLISRARTSLAILVSVSPTKTEFDDDPLTGGFPSWLSSKDRKLLQALPNEIKADVVVAKDGSGNYKSLGEAVATAPDKSKTTYIIHVKKGTYKENVEIGANKKNLMIVGDGMNSTIITGSLNVIDGSTTFKSATVAAVGDGFMAQDIWFQNTAGPQKHQAVAIRVGADQSVINRCKIDAYQDTLYAHSNRQFYRDSYVTGTVDFIFGNAAVVFQNCKLVARKPMNSQSNMFTAQGRLDPNQNTGTSIQNCNILASADLEPVKGSIKSYLGRPWKEYSRTVVMQSYIGDHIDPSGWSVWSGDFALKTLYYGEYMNRGSGADTSKRVKWPGFHVITSAEEAKKFTVAELIQGGSWLKSTGVTFKEWL from the exons ATGGCTAATATCCATCAGCCTTTACTAGACAGACCAAGAGGTTCTTACAGCAGGGATTGCCCCCTAATTTTCACATTGGTACTTCTAATATGCTTAGCTGCCCTGGTTGCTATCCCTTTAGTAAGATTCAGCTTCTTCGATGCTAATCATCCATATAAATATTGTGAGAGAGCTGTTGACCAGAAATCATGTTCAGCCTTGCTCTCTGAAGTAGCCTCAAAGACAACCGTGAGAACGAAGGGTGTTGATCTGCTACATGCTTTCTTAGAGCGATCTGCTTCTGAtatgcaaaatgtcatcaaCCAGGCTCGCAACTTCAACGATGGAATCAATAATCGTAGAGAGCAAGCGAGTTCGGCTGATTGTCTGGAGTTGATGGAGTTATCCAGGGACAGGATCATGGATTCTATGGTTGGTGTTGAAAAACAAGATGTTAATTGGCATTCAAATGCTCAGGCGTGGCTGAGCAGCGTGCTGACAAACCATGTGACGTGCTTGGATGGGCTACAAGGGTCAGTGAGGACCCTTATGGAGCCAGGGCTCAGCGACCTTATATCGAGAGCAAGAACTTCCCTGGCCATTTTGGTTTCCGTTTCTCCTACGAAGACAGAATTCGATGACGACCCATTGACCGGTGGATTTCCATCATGGCTCAGCAGCAAGGATCGAAAGCTTTTACAGGCTTTGCCTAATGAAATCAAGGCCGACGTTGTGGTGGCCAAGGATGGGAGTGGCAACTACAAGAGCCTAGGAGAAGCAGTGGCAACGGCACCAGATAAAAGCAAGACCACGTACATAATTCATGTGAAAAAGGGTACTTACAAAGAAAACGTCGAGATTGGAGCAAACAAGAAGAATTTGATGATTGTTGGTGATGGCATGAACTCGACGATTATCACCGGTAGCCTAAATGTCATTGATGGATCCACAACCTTCAAATCAGCCACCGTCG CGGCTGTTGGTGATGGATTTATGGCCCAAGACATATGGTTCCAAAACACAGCTGGGCCACAAAAGCATCAAGCTGTGGCCATCCGAGTTGGAGCCGATCAATCTGTTATAAACCGCTGCAAGATCGATGCTTACCAAGACACTCTTTACGCCCACTCCAACCGCCAGTTCTACAGGGATTCCTACGTTACCGGCACGGTGGACTTCATATTTGGCAATGCAGCTGTGGTGTTCCAGAACTGCAAACTCGTGGCCCGGAAACCCATGAACTCACAATCAAATATGTTTACGGCCCAAGGAAGATTAGATCCAAACCAAAACACTGGGACTTCGATCCAAAACTGTAATATACTAGCAAGTGCTGATCTTGAGCCCGTTAAAGGCTCCATCAAGTCATATTTAGGCCGGCCCTGGAAGGAGTATTCACGAACTGTTGTGATGCAATCCTACATTGGTGACCATATTGACCCTTCAGGTTGGTCGGTTTGGAGTGGGGATTTCGCTTTGAAGACATTGTACTACGGGGAGTACATGAACAGGGGATCAGGAGCCGACACTAGCAAGAGAGTGAAATGGCCAGGCTTTCATGTCATTACTAGCGCCGAAGAGGCCAAAAAGTTCACTGTGGCTGAGCTCATACAGGGAGGATCTTGGTTGAAATCTACAGGGGTGACTTTTAAAGAATGGCTGTAA
- the LOC105769052 gene encoding CRIB domain-containing protein RIC10 has product MVTKMKGIYKSFKFISQIFVVKEREMEIGYPTDVKHVTHIGWDGSSGTAPSWMNEFKTDPDFTATSIGNSRDSNPTWSSQDFEQSMGCQPATEMMTNLSSTDLPDIPKKQKRKKKTSSSSKSSRTSKTRAAYTQMGSSTQLQI; this is encoded by the exons ATGGTTACCAAGATGAAAGGGATCTACAAAAGTTTCAAATTCATTTCCCAAATCTTTG TTGTGAAGGAACGAGAGATGGAAATTGGGTATCCGACAGATGTTAAACATGTGACACACATTGGTTGGGATGGCTCTTCTGGCACTGCACCCAGTTGG ATGAATGAATTCAAGACAGACCCTGATTTCACAGCAACATCAATTGGTAACTCCAGAGATTCTAATCCTACATGGTCTTCTCAAG ATTTTGAGCAATCAATGGGATGCCAACCTGCAACGGAGATGATGACAAACCTCTCTAGCACGGATCTCCCAGATATTCCTAAGAAACAAAAGCGAAAAAAGAAGACGTCTTCGTCCTCAAAATCTTCACGAACATCAAAGACCAGGGCTGCATATACTCAAATGGGTTCCTCCACACAACTTCAAATATAA
- the LOC105769049 gene encoding RNA pseudouridine synthase 6, chloroplastic, translating to MKMGSASAGLVSIFSNGYRSLSAPVSSWRTLASSSLYKHYKRNSKSAVFSCLSSSKIELSCLSSKVDVAQTTTTSVNGYHKYDRLLPCPSENGPPRVEHLVVSEGGPVLEYICKSLDLPPLFVADLIHFGAVYYALVCPQPPPSATPEQIRIFKEVTAPSVLSKRTSIKGKTVREAQKTFRITHVEQFVEAGTYLRVHVHPKRFPRCYEIDWKSRIIAVTDSYVVLDKPAGTSVGGTSDNIEESCATFASRALGFSTPLKTTHQIDNCTEGCVVLARTKEYCSIFHGKIREKKVKKLYLALTAAPVPIGIITHYMRPINVAPRLVSEDFIKGWYLCKLEVMECKEVPWPDPVIQQKYCIEDSEWPSKDRAYECKINLLTGRTHQVRAQLAACGAPIVGDSMYMPAAIAEMANPGLNPFGKYKKYTTESDKEMTVTKWFARFGKEPKVAIGLQACEISWDDGEHFYEARSPWWRSGMA from the exons ATGAAGATGGGTTCAGCCTCAGCTGGTTTAGTTTCAATCTTCAGCAATGGCTACCGGAGTCTCAGTGCTCCAGTCTCCTCCTGGCGAACATTAGCGTCTTCTTCTTTATATAAGCATTACAAGAGGAATAGCAAGAGTGCAGTTTTTTCTTGCTTGAGTTCAAGCAAGATAGAGCTTTCTTGTTTATCTTCCAAAGTGGATGTTGCCCAAACAACGACTACTTCTGTTAATGG CTATCACAAATATGACCGGTTGCTTCCATGTCCTTCAGAAAATGGCCCACCAAGAGTTGAACACTTAGTTGTTTCAGAAGGAGGGCCTGTTCTGGAGTACATCTGTAAATCACTAGATCTTCCTCCTCT GTTTGTTGCAGATCTCATCCATTTTGGAGCAGTATATTATGCCCTTGTGTGTCCACAACCTCCTCCAAGTGCCACCCCGGAGCAAATTAGGATATTTAAAGAAGTAACAGCACCATCAGTTTTAAGTAAAAGAACATCCATTAAGGGGAAAACCGTACGGGAGGCGCAAAAAACTTTCCGTATAACTCACGTTGAGCAGTTTGTTGAAGCTGGAACATACTTACGTGTGCATGTACACCCGAAACGTTTTCCAAG GTGTTATGAAATTGACTGGAAATCAAGAATCATAGCTGTGACTGACTCCTATGTGGTTTTGGACAAACCTGCCGGTACATCT GTTGGAGGAACTTCAGACAATATAGAAGAAAGTTGTGCAACATTTGCTAGTCGTGCCTTGGGATTTTCCACCCCATTGAAGACTACTCATCAGATAGATAATTGCACGGAAGGCTG TGTTGTATTAGCTAGGACTAAGGAGTATTGCTCaatttttcatggaaaaatcaGA GAGAAAAAGGTAAAGAAACTATATCTTGCTCTCACAGCTGCACCTGTACCAATTGGAATAATAACACACTATATGCGTCCAATCAATGTTGCTCCTAGACTCGTCTCAGAGG ATTTTATTAAAGGATGGTACTTGTGTAAACTTGAGGTTATGGAATGCAAGGAGGTTCCCTGGCCAGATCCTGTCATTCAACAAAAGTACTGTATTGAGGATTCTGAGTGGCCCTCGAAAGATCGTGCTTATGAGTGTAAAATAAACCTTTTGACTGGTCGGACTCATCAG GTTCGTGCACAACTGGCTGCCTGTGGGGCACCAATAGTGGGCGACTCGATGTACATGCCAGCTGCTATTGCAGAGATGGCAAACCCTGGGCTTAACCCATTTGGTAAATACAAAAAGTACACTACTGAGAGTGATAAAGAAATGACTGTCACAAAGTGGTTTGCCCGGTTTGGGAAAGAGCCAAAGGTTGCCATTGGTCTGCAAGCTTGTGAAATTTCATGGGATGATGGTGAGCACTTTTATGAAGCCAGATCTCCCTGGTGGAGATCTGGAATGGCTTAA